A genomic region of Vitis vinifera cultivar Pinot Noir 40024 chromosome 7, ASM3070453v1 contains the following coding sequences:
- the LOC100261351 gene encoding uncharacterized protein LOC100261351: protein MAKKPVKFTVVDAFTDSAFKGNPAAVCLLEEERDEDWLQALAMEFNFSESCYLNRITEPEALDSSTTILTPRFRLRWFTPTTEVTLCGHATLAAAHFLFTSRLVNGNLIEFITLSGVLTARKVMQGNKSDALKYENGEAQEHFSIELDFPIVPMVEYNSAEVASISKALNGASVIDIKKTEGDDLFVVLSSGKTVVDIEPQFDDIQKLPAMGLIITGLAPPESEFDFFSRSFYPKLGIKEDPVGGGVHCSLAPYWSQKLGKCDLLAYVASPRGGIVDIHLDEQNQRVLLRGKAITVMEGCVLV from the exons GTAGATGCATTCACTGATTCAGCGTTCAAGGGAAACCCAGCTGCAGTTTGCTTGTTGGAGGAAGAGAGAGATGAGGATTGGTTGCAGGCCCTGGCTATGGAGTTCAATTTCTCTGAAAGTTGTTACTTGAATCGGATCACTGAGCCAGAGGCTCTTGACTCGTCCACTACAATTTTAACTCCTAGGTTTCGGCTCAGATGGTTCACTCCCACTACCGAG GTGACTCTCTGTGGCCATGCTACCTTAGCAGCAGCACACTTTCTCTTCACTTCCAGGTTGGTGAACGGGAATTTAATCGAGTTTATCACACTGTCTGGAGTTTTAACTGCCAGAAAAGTCATGCAAGGCAACAAATCAGATGCCTTGAAGTATGAGAATGGAGAAGCACAAGAACACTTCTCTATCGAATTAGATTTCCCGATTGTCCCAATGGTCGAATATAACTCTGCTGAGGTTGCATCAATATCCAAAGCCTTGAATGGTGCTTCAGTGATTGATATAAAGAAGACTGAGGGAGATGAcctcttt GTCGTGCTATCGTCTGGGAAGACCGTTGTGGATATAGAACCACAGTTTGATGATATACAAAAACTTCCTGCGATGGGGTTAATTATAACAGGACTTGCTCCTCCAGAATCTGAATTTGACTTCTTCAGTCGCAGCTTCTATCCCAAATTGGGGATCAAGGAG GATCCTGTTGGTGGGGGTGTACATTGTAGCTTAGCACCCTATTGGAGCCAAAAGTTGGGGAAATGTGATTTACTTGCATACGTG GCATCTCCTAGAGGTGGAATAGTGGATATTCATTTAGATGAACAAAACCAGAGGGTGCTGTTGCGAGGAAAAGCCATTACAGTCATGGAAGGTTGTGTTCTGGTTTAA